A single Betaproteobacteria bacterium DNA region contains:
- a CDS encoding response regulator: protein MRDSAAVAGASAAATRAARLRRWVVVIGLFAIVANVAVSAYDQWSSYRFAVANNSRELVNAARILAAQTAGSLKTVDVLLRDTADWYLHRGSKATLEAEAALAARADGLPQLLWISISDAQGIQRFRSRAPTRRNVDISDRPYFTAHRDNPTLGLYVSEPLVTRSERYDTIGLSRRLADDNGAFAGVVTGFMNLTKFQEFYRQINLGQQSAIFLVHERGALIAREPPIPERVGTRVPEHMTVADDSAMLVTSALDGVRRYVARARVDGFPLVIGVAREESAVLGPWRTEALRVAIRTAVLTLLIAAAIVALVRQLRRVELGERALRESEERYALAMEGANEGHFDWDLEGGRSFLSEKMKALFGLAPDAPITSRAELLASVDIHPDDGPLVDAAFQAHLAGHTPSYSVEYRVRHPDGEWHWLLVRGRSLRDAAGKAYRVVGSAIDVTERKRAESEKERLEIQLRRSQKMEAMGTLAGGIAHDFNNILGAILGYGELAQKNAVEGSVVRRYVDNVMHAGGRAKSLVERILAFSRSGLGERAPVNVQAVAEETLELLAASLRPDIRLVHKLDTGDAAVIGDATQLHQVLMNLCTNAVQAMPDGGELTVLLEREEVREQRALAHGELAPGPYARFTVRDTGTGIRPEVLDRMFDPFFTTKGVGQGTGLGLSLVHGIVADVGGAIDVASSPGQGTAFTVWLPLAGVAPRPASSVVEELPTGNGEVIMVVDDEPALVELAEEMLAELGYEPVGFRSSTAALESFAAAPHRFDAVMTDEMMPELTGSALALEIRKIRSDVPIIIMSGYVDASVAALARSAGVSEVLRKPLQARDIAEALAAVLPTSQAAAGGAAHR from the coding sequence ATGCGAGATTCCGCAGCGGTAGCTGGAGCGTCCGCCGCTGCGACGCGGGCTGCGCGACTGCGTCGCTGGGTGGTCGTCATCGGCCTTTTCGCCATCGTCGCGAACGTCGCCGTGTCCGCCTACGACCAGTGGAGCTCCTACCGGTTCGCGGTCGCCAACAACAGCCGGGAGCTCGTCAACGCCGCGCGCATACTCGCTGCGCAAACGGCGGGAAGCCTGAAGACCGTCGACGTCCTCCTGCGTGACACCGCCGACTGGTATCTGCACCGTGGTTCGAAAGCTACGCTGGAAGCGGAAGCGGCGCTCGCTGCCCGCGCCGATGGATTGCCGCAGCTCTTGTGGATCAGCATCTCGGACGCACAAGGCATCCAGAGATTCCGCTCGCGCGCCCCCACTCGCCGGAACGTCGATATCAGCGATCGCCCGTACTTCACGGCTCACCGGGACAACCCCACGCTTGGCCTGTACGTCAGCGAGCCGCTCGTGACGCGCTCCGAGCGATACGACACGATAGGCCTTTCGCGCCGCCTCGCCGACGACAACGGAGCGTTCGCGGGCGTCGTGACGGGCTTCATGAACCTGACGAAATTCCAGGAGTTCTATCGCCAGATCAATCTCGGCCAGCAAAGTGCGATCTTTCTGGTGCACGAGCGCGGCGCACTGATCGCTCGCGAGCCGCCCATCCCCGAGCGGGTGGGGACGCGTGTTCCCGAGCACATGACCGTCGCCGACGACTCGGCGATGCTGGTGACCTCCGCGCTCGACGGGGTGCGGCGCTACGTGGCGCGCGCGCGCGTCGATGGCTTTCCACTGGTGATCGGCGTCGCCCGGGAAGAGTCCGCGGTATTGGGCCCGTGGCGGACGGAGGCGCTGCGTGTCGCCATCCGCACTGCGGTTCTGACTTTGCTGATTGCGGCAGCGATCGTCGCGCTGGTCCGTCAGCTGCGGCGCGTGGAACTCGGAGAGCGCGCGCTGCGCGAGAGCGAGGAGCGTTATGCCCTCGCCATGGAGGGGGCCAACGAAGGCCATTTCGACTGGGACCTGGAAGGCGGTCGCTCATTCCTCTCGGAGAAGATGAAAGCGTTGTTCGGACTTGCGCCGGATGCACCGATCACGTCGCGGGCCGAGCTTCTCGCGAGCGTGGACATCCACCCCGACGACGGGCCGCTCGTGGATGCGGCGTTTCAGGCTCACCTCGCGGGGCACACGCCAAGCTATTCCGTCGAGTATCGAGTCCGCCATCCGGACGGAGAGTGGCACTGGCTCCTGGTGCGGGGGCGCTCTTTGCGCGATGCCGCCGGAAAGGCGTACCGCGTCGTGGGCTCGGCGATCGACGTCACGGAGCGCAAGCGCGCGGAAAGCGAGAAGGAGCGCCTCGAAATCCAGCTCAGGCGGTCGCAGAAGATGGAAGCCATGGGGACGCTGGCAGGCGGCATCGCCCACGACTTCAACAACATACTCGGCGCGATCCTCGGCTACGGCGAGCTCGCGCAGAAGAACGCCGTGGAAGGCAGCGTCGTGCGGCGCTACGTCGACAACGTGATGCACGCCGGGGGCAGGGCCAAGTCGCTGGTCGAACGCATCCTCGCCTTCAGCCGCAGCGGCCTGGGGGAGCGTGCGCCCGTGAACGTTCAGGCGGTGGCGGAAGAAACGCTCGAGTTGCTGGCGGCGTCGCTGCGGCCGGACATACGACTCGTGCACAAGCTCGACACCGGGGACGCCGCAGTGATCGGTGATGCCACTCAGCTGCACCAGGTCCTCATGAACCTGTGCACGAATGCCGTGCAGGCCATGCCCGACGGCGGCGAACTCACGGTGCTCCTCGAGCGGGAAGAGGTGCGCGAGCAACGCGCCCTCGCGCATGGCGAACTCGCGCCGGGTCCGTATGCACGGTTCACGGTTCGCGATACCGGCACCGGCATCAGGCCCGAAGTCCTCGATCGCATGTTCGATCCGTTCTTCACCACCAAAGGAGTCGGACAGGGAACGGGGCTGGGACTTTCGCTCGTGCACGGCATCGTCGCCGACGTGGGCGGTGCGATCGACGTTGCCAGCTCACCCGGACAGGGCACGGCTTTCACGGTGTGGCTGCCGCTTGCGGGCGTGGCGCCACGGCCTGCAAGCAGCGTCGTCGAAGAGCTTCCGACTGGCAACGGCGAGGTAATCATGGTGGTCGACGACGAGCCCGCGCTGGTCGAGCTTGCCGAGGAGATGCTGGCGGAACTCGGCTACGAACCGGTCGGCTTCCGGTCCAGCACCGCGGCGCTGGAATCGTTCGCCGCCGCCCCGCACCGCTTCGATGCCGTGATGACGGACGAAATGATGCCGGAGCTCACGGGGAGCGCGCTCGCGCTCGAAATCCGCAAGATCCGCAGCGATGTCCCGATAATCATCATGAGCGGCTACGTCGACGCCAGCGTCGCCGCGCTCGCACGCTCGGCAGGGGTGAGCGAAGTGTTGCGCAAGCCGCTCCAGGCGCGCGACATCGCCGAAGCGCTCGCTGCCGTGCTGCCGACTTCACAGGCCGCAGCCGGCGGTGCTGCCCATCGCTGA
- a CDS encoding response regulator: MPKSERSQGAIQFRSEERTRIRSMDRMMSGIVIIEDDEPMRTLLVEWLTAEGYHARGATSMGAEVQAPADLVIVNVYMPRHLGGERLRPVRSTYPHAPIIAISGQFHSGMRYAGPAAGALGVERVIPKPFDQQALLDAVRSVIGPPGLMVVRERTECEIPQR, from the coding sequence TTGCCGAAATCGGAGCGAAGCCAGGGCGCGATCCAATTCCGATCGGAAGAACGGACCCGTATCCGTTCGATGGATCGGATGATGTCGGGTATCGTGATCATCGAAGACGACGAGCCGATGCGCACGTTGCTGGTCGAGTGGTTGACGGCGGAGGGGTATCACGCCCGCGGCGCCACGAGCATGGGCGCTGAGGTGCAGGCTCCGGCCGACCTCGTCATCGTCAACGTCTACATGCCGCGCCATCTCGGCGGCGAGCGGCTGCGCCCGGTCCGCTCCACCTACCCGCACGCGCCGATCATCGCGATTTCCGGGCAGTTCCACTCCGGCATGCGTTACGCCGGCCCGGCGGCCGGTGCGCTCGGCGTCGAGCGGGTGATCCCCAAACCTTTCGACCAGCAGGCGTTACTGGATGCGGTCCGCTCCGTCATCGGCCCGCCCGGCCTCATGGTGGTACGCGAGCGCACCGAATGCGAGATTCCGCAGCGGTAG
- a CDS encoding response regulator, whose protein sequence is MNPVIPPHVLAVDDDPAMRQLIADYLVENGFRVTGVATGAEMMRTMAEQTIDVVVLDLRLADEDGMELARKLRQDSTIPIVMVTGKKDEADRVMGLELGADDYVTKPFSPRELLARVRAVLRRYKVVQDLLPARDEKRRAYRFAGWELNLRTRRLNSPRGERIELTNGEFSLLQAFCAAPGRILSRDQLLDLSRLNRAEVYDRSIDVQILRLRRKIEANPAQPEYIVTEWGAGYLFDVPVEVLY, encoded by the coding sequence ATGAATCCCGTCATTCCGCCCCATGTCCTCGCCGTCGACGACGATCCGGCGATGCGCCAGCTGATTGCCGACTATCTCGTCGAGAACGGCTTTCGCGTGACCGGGGTTGCGACAGGTGCAGAGATGATGCGAACCATGGCGGAGCAGACCATCGACGTGGTCGTGCTCGATCTGCGGCTTGCCGACGAGGATGGGATGGAGCTCGCGAGGAAGCTGCGCCAGGATTCAACGATCCCGATTGTCATGGTTACCGGGAAGAAGGACGAGGCCGATCGCGTCATGGGGCTGGAACTTGGCGCGGACGATTACGTCACCAAGCCGTTCAGTCCGCGCGAGCTGCTCGCCCGCGTGCGGGCGGTGCTGCGCCGCTACAAGGTCGTGCAGGACCTGTTGCCGGCGCGTGATGAAAAGCGGCGCGCGTACCGGTTCGCCGGCTGGGAGCTGAATCTGCGCACCCGCCGGTTGAACTCCCCCAGGGGCGAGCGGATCGAGCTCACCAATGGCGAATTCAGCCTGCTGCAGGCGTTTTGCGCGGCGCCGGGGCGAATCCTTTCGCGCGACCAGTTGCTCGACCTCTCGCGGCTCAACCGCGCCGAAGTCTACGATCGATCCATCGACGTGCAGATCCTGCGACTGCGGCGCAAGATCGAAGCGAATCCGGCACAGCCGGAATACATCGTCACCGAATGGGGCGCCGGCTACCTTTTCGACGTGCCGGTCGAGGTGCTCTACTGA
- a CDS encoding alpha/beta hydrolase, whose product MKLRETCFALLAALSLVSTAVPASADSLKNIVLVHGAWVDASGWKGVSDILTQDGFKVTMVQEPETSFADDVAATRRVLDLQDGPALLVGHSYGGSVITEAGTHPNVAGLVYVAAHAPDVGEDEAALGRKTPSVLAGTAGAIKKTPDAFTYLDPAQFPKLFAPDLPRERAEFVAHSQVLAAAQVFSTPLTAAAWKTKPSWGIVAGSDQIINPDLERWYYSRAKSPTVEIKGASHAVYESHPKEVAAVIEKAARSIKK is encoded by the coding sequence ATGAAACTTCGCGAAACCTGCTTTGCCCTTCTGGCCGCTTTGTCCCTTGTCTCGACTGCAGTCCCGGCGAGCGCGGATTCCCTCAAGAACATCGTCCTCGTCCACGGCGCCTGGGTGGACGCCTCGGGCTGGAAAGGCGTCAGCGACATCCTCACCCAGGACGGCTTCAAGGTCACCATGGTGCAGGAACCCGAAACTTCGTTCGCTGACGATGTCGCCGCAACGAGGCGGGTGCTCGATCTGCAGGACGGGCCCGCCCTCCTCGTCGGCCACAGCTACGGCGGCTCGGTCATCACGGAGGCCGGGACTCATCCCAACGTGGCCGGCCTCGTGTACGTCGCCGCGCACGCCCCCGATGTCGGAGAAGACGAGGCGGCACTCGGCAGGAAAACGCCGAGCGTCCTCGCCGGGACCGCGGGCGCGATCAAGAAGACACCGGACGCATTCACCTATCTCGACCCGGCGCAGTTTCCCAAGCTGTTCGCGCCCGATCTGCCGCGTGAGCGGGCGGAGTTCGTGGCGCACTCGCAGGTGCTTGCCGCGGCTCAAGTGTTCAGTACGCCGCTGACCGCCGCCGCGTGGAAGACCAAGCCGAGCTGGGGCATCGTTGCCGGAAGCGACCAGATCATCAACCCCGATCTCGAGCGCTGGTATTACAGCCGCGCCAAGAGCCCCACGGTCGAGATCAAAGGCGCGAGCCACGCGGTGTACGAGTCGCACCCGAAAGAGG